The following proteins come from a genomic window of Mycobacterium sp. DL:
- a CDS encoding NYN domain-containing protein gives MTAGIVYLPTRKRTPIVGIGDIVEHSDDACAGADPSRSEKGDISLVFEGVPRGAKVAVYWDFENLLISQYKYVHGKQAWDVDDFSAQLRKARESPIDTSVVLRYAATLGTVAVNRAYCDWTRPLFRSYGAELAKVGGEPVQQFAATAAKNGADIRMALDIAEDLTFDADVTDVLICSGDSDFLALVEHVHRGGRRIHAIGVEGSTNGVWAKACDFREYNELVNLGSVVARSPSPVAADELLAVLRRLPDGQWLPTDAVACLLQRGNWAADPTTPDIDGVIAAALADGLIESAGSAHSARIRMAAAAEVVEELPDEIELPDEVEAVPDVPVTVRVGRWPKVERAARRVHPLAVSAAVHARKRWETWWYRTRV, from the coding sequence ATGACTGCCGGCATCGTGTATCTGCCGACCCGGAAGCGCACGCCGATCGTGGGCATTGGCGATATCGTCGAGCACTCAGACGATGCTTGCGCGGGTGCGGACCCGTCGCGGTCCGAGAAGGGGGACATCAGCTTGGTCTTCGAGGGGGTGCCCCGCGGTGCGAAGGTGGCTGTCTATTGGGACTTCGAGAATTTGCTGATCTCTCAGTACAAGTACGTCCACGGCAAGCAGGCCTGGGATGTCGATGACTTCTCGGCGCAACTGCGCAAGGCCAGGGAGTCGCCGATCGATACGAGCGTCGTGCTGCGATACGCGGCCACACTCGGGACGGTGGCCGTGAACCGGGCGTACTGCGACTGGACTCGGCCCCTGTTCCGCAGCTACGGAGCGGAGCTGGCCAAAGTCGGTGGCGAGCCCGTCCAGCAGTTCGCGGCGACGGCGGCGAAGAACGGTGCCGACATCCGGATGGCGCTCGACATCGCCGAGGATCTCACTTTCGATGCCGACGTCACCGACGTGCTGATCTGTTCGGGGGATTCCGACTTCCTCGCCCTCGTCGAACACGTGCACCGCGGCGGCAGGCGAATCCATGCCATCGGAGTGGAGGGGTCCACCAACGGGGTGTGGGCGAAGGCGTGCGATTTCCGCGAGTACAACGAGCTGGTCAACCTCGGTTCCGTTGTCGCGCGGTCTCCGTCGCCCGTCGCCGCCGACGAGTTGCTCGCGGTTCTGCGCAGACTGCCCGACGGGCAGTGGTTGCCGACGGATGCGGTGGCGTGCCTCCTGCAGCGAGGGAACTGGGCTGCGGATCCGACGACACCGGACATCGACGGGGTGATCGCCGCCGCCCTCGCGGATGGGCTCATCGAGTCGGCGGGCTCGGCGCATTCCGCTCGAATCCGGATGGCTGCGGCTGCCGAGGTGGTCGAGGAGCTACCGGACGAGATCGAGCTACCCGACGAGGTCGAGGCGGTACCCGACGTGCCGGTCACGGTTCGCGTCGGCCGATGGCCGAAGGTCGAACGCGCCGCGCGGCGAGTGCACCCGCTCGCGGTCAGTGCCGCGGTTCACGCCCGAAAACGATGGGAGACATGGTGGTATCGAACACGGGTGTGA